The following proteins are encoded in a genomic region of Gouania willdenowi chromosome 6, fGouWil2.1, whole genome shotgun sequence:
- the LOC114465797 gene encoding outer dense fiber protein 3-B-like, with the protein MNCEEAYVGTWRPHKPKGPIGAHYKGPGPKYLLPSLTGNLKHDVTKHRAPMYSIGKRPKELDWSHSPGPKYALPSNIGMAGQGCAPAFSLKSRPKDQESLNVPGPGHYDVQKGKAILYPKPPSFSLYGRGKEGCDNLVPGPATYNLPPLLGPNIVSKPSAPAVSLRSRDIKGSVYGNINKTPGPATYGASDTNICGYKAPRFSMCGRNYPPKGGTKTPAPTAHYPEHVTIATEKAPSYTFGLRHSEYITPFRENVTGTEE; encoded by the exons ATGAATTGTGAAGAAGCTTACGTTGGGACATGGAGGCCCCACAAGCCCAAAGGCCCAATAGGTGCCCACTATAAGGGCCCCGGGCCCAAGTATTTGCTCCCCAGTCTGACAG GTAATTTAAAACATGATGTCACTAAACACAGAGCACCGATGTACAGCATTGGGAAACGCCCAAAAGAGCTGGATTGGTCTCATTCACCTGGCCCAAAATACGCTCTCCCCTCCAACATCGGCATGGCGGGACAAGGCTGCGCACCTGCATTCTCACTGAAAAGCCGTCCAAAGGACCAAGAATCGCTGAATGTTCCTGGACCag GTCACTATGATGTCCAGAAAGGAAAGGCTATTCTTTATCCCAAGCCGCCGTCTTTTTCTCTGTATGGAAGGGGTAAAGAAGGTTGTGACAACCTCGTACCAG GTCCTGCCACCTACAATCTGCCACCTCTTCTGGGACCCAACATTGTGTCCAAGCCTTCAGCGCCAGCCGTCAGTCTCAGAAGCCGTGACATAAAGGGATCTGTCTATGGAAACATaaacaag ACTCCGGGGCCTGCTACCTACGGCGCTTCGGACACAAATATCTGCGGATATAAAGCTCCACGGTTCAGCATGTGCGGTCGCAACTATCCTCCCAAAGGAGGCACGAAGACACCAGCCCCCACTGCCCACTATCCTGAGCAT gtaACCATCGCCACTGAAAAAGCTCCAAGTTACACCTTCGGACTGCGTCACTCAGAATACATCACTCCTTTTAGGGAGAACGTGACTGGAACTGAGGAATGA
- the rabl2 gene encoding RAB, member of RAS oncogene family-like 2 yields the protein MAGDISSVPGMDQKKYDADEQVKIIILGDSAVGKSKLMQRFLMDEYRPQQMSTYALTLYKHKTTVENKTVVVDFWDTAGQERFQSLHPSYYHKAHACIMVFDVQRKITYKNLANWYKELREYRPEIPCCVVANKIDADPKVTQRSFNFGKKQGLDFYFVSAAAGTNVVKMYREMIKSALLYKQNPSDFMDEVMQELENFELEKKEGVSEPDEDGVKGESPELE from the exons ATGGCAGGAGATATTAGCAGTGTTCCTGGAATGGACCAGAAGAAATACGATGCTGATGAACAGGTGAAGATCATTATATTGGGTGACAGCGCGGTGGGGAAATCTAA GCTTATGCAGAGGTTTCTCATGGATGAATA TCGTCCTCAACAGATGTCAACGTATGCGTTGACTCTctacaaacataaaacaactgTAGAGAACAAGACGGTAGTGGTTG ATTTCTGGGACACGGCTGGTCAGGAAAGGTTTCAGAGCCTACATCCTTCTTACTATCACAAAGCACACGCATGCATCATG GTTTTTGATGTTCAAAGGAAGATCACGTATAAGAATCTCGCCAACTGGTACAAGGAGCTAAGAGAGTACAGACCAGAGATCCCCTGCTGTGTGGTCGCCAACAAAATTGACG CTGATCCAAAGGTGACACAGAGAAGCTTCAACTTTGGGAAGAAACAAGGgctggacttttattttgtgtcagcAGCTGCTGGAACCAACGTCGTCAAG ATGTACAGAGAGATGATCAAGAGTGCGCTACTCTACAAGCAAAATCCCagtgactttatggatgaagtGATGCAGGAACTGGAG AACtttgagctggagaagaaagaAGGTGTTTCGGAGCCAGATGAAGACGGAGTGAAAGGAGAAAGTCCAGAATTGGAATAA